Within Hypomesus transpacificus isolate Combined female chromosome 10, fHypTra1, whole genome shotgun sequence, the genomic segment CCATAGCGATACGGGTTGTCAACGCAGAGCCCCTCCTCCCGCTCGGGCCGCCCTCGTCTTCCTCGGGCCCTCTGATTGGCTTCCACCCTCTCGTCGATGGACAGAGCACCTCCCTGCGAGCACACGCTCTCACAGCTGTAagccctccacagccctcccacCGGCAGCCCAGGCTCCGCCCCCCGCCCTTCACACCTGTCCAGATAGCCATCCAGGCCAGGCTCCGCCCCCCGCAGCTCACACCTATCCAGGTAGCCATCCGGGCCAGGCTCCACCCCCCGCCGCTCACACCTGTCCAGATAGCCATCCAGGCCAGGCTCCGCCCCCCGCCGCTCACACCTGTCCAGGTAGTTCTCTAGGCTGTCAGAGCGTTGGAGCTCCCAGGGGGTTGCCATGGCACCGCCCCAATCTGCTTCCTCCAGCATGGTTCTCTGATGCTCATCAAGCTCcttcacaggaagtgatgcggtTGGACTGTAGTCCTTCGCATGAATTAATGAGGTGTAATCCTGAGTGTAGTCcttcacaggaagtgatgaggtCAAAGTGTAGTCcttcacaggaagtgaggtcctAGAGTAGTCCTTCACAGGAACGGATGACATCAGAGTGTGGTCcttcacaggaagtgatgaagTCAAATTGTAGTCCTTCATAGGAAGTGATGTTGTCAGACCGTAATCCTTCACAGTAAGTGATGTAGTCAGACTGTAATCTTTTACAGTAAGAGACGACATCAAAGTATAGTCcttcacaggaagtgaggtcctAGAGTAGTCCTTCACAGGAACGGATGACATCAAAGTATAGTCcttcacaggaagtgatgtagtCAGACTGTAATCTTTTACAGTAAGAGACGACATCAAAGTATAGTCcttcacaggaagtgatgacatCAAAGTATAGTCcttcacaggaagtgatgacatCAAAGTATAGTCCttcacaggaagtgaagcagcAGCACACAGTGGCTCTGCACCATTCAGGTGGAGCGTCTCTGGACGCACTACTCTCCAGAAGCCTTTAGGGGGCGCCCAGTgtcgagaggaggaggaggaggatgtggtggtggaagaggaggaagaggaggcagaggtcatcaagaaggagagagaggaggaggagggtggagcaggCTTTGAAGGAGAGGGGCCGTCTGTGGTGCTGCTCGAGACGTCTGTCTGGAGGTTCTCCACACTGGACCCCTCGCCTAGGCCTCGAGGAGGAACAGGCTGACCAGAGGCAGTCCGAACTGGGCCTCCGTCAGAgccgctctccccccccctcctggagTTCCGGGCCTCTGGTTCCCCGGCCGTGTCAGGTGGGGAAGTGTTTAGATGTAGTCtggccacctccacctccacttgcACCTCCAGctcaccatcctcctcctcttcctcactgctGCTCAATATCGCTCCAAACTCGGGGTACTTGAGGGAGACTGGAGGGTTCACCCTACCCTTGCCACGGGCCTTCTCTCCGGGTATGACTAGGGACCAGCCGGGCCCCCCAGGCTGGATGTCTGAagtcctcttgtctctcctcctctccctccgcccGGGCCGGTAGGATACAGCCCTCACCTTGGTCTGTAGGGTGTGCACGGCAGAGCCAGCCagcggggaggggggcgagggaggggagggaggcccaGGCTCAGACGCTCTCTCCTGAGGAGGGGAACACGAGGGAGATGCCTCTCTCTGGATCTCCACTTCCAGGTCTTCCATGGAGCACGGCCAAGACAGAGCCTGGGGAtcgatggaggtggagggatggagggggagggatgggggggagggatggatggagatggagggatggagggggagggatggagggggagggatggaaggggagggatggggggggagggatggagggggagggatggggggggagggatgggggggagggatggatggggagggatggagggggagggatggagggggagggagggatagagtaagggatggagggggaggtatAGAgtaagggatggagggggagggatggatggagatggagggatagagtaagggatggagggggaggtatAGAgtaagggatggagggggagggatggagggggagggatgggggggagggatggagggggagggatggagggggagggatggatggagatggagggatagagtaagggatggagggggaggtatAGAgtaagggatggagggggagggatgggggggagggatggagggggagggatggatggagatggagggatagagtaagggatggagggggaggtatAGAgtaagggatggagggggagggagggagggggagggatgggggggagggatggagggggagggatggatggagatggagggatagagtaagggatggagggggaggtatAGAgtaagggatggagggggagggatggagggggagggatgggggggagggatggatggggagggatgggggggagggatggagtaagagatggaggggaagggatggagggggagggatggggggggggggtggatggggagggatggagtAAGAGTTGGAGGATGGAGtaagggatggaggtggagatatAGAGATGGTGTTGGACAGGGAGGGAttgtggtggaggagaagaggggggagaatgAAGGGGGATACAGCAAATGGAAGTGCAGTATTGGAATAGAAGAATCTGAGGTTACAATGCACATGCAGAAGGGTTAGCCTACATATCTAGCTACAACAGATAAAGAGATAAGACAGGTAGATATAAAGGCATGACACTATACAGGAAGTGGGTGGGGTGGGTATAGGCAAGAAGTAAAGCATTTGACCGCAGGATAAAAGGTTCTAATCCCCCCTGTAGTCATTTTGGATTAAAGCGTCTGATGAAGCAAAATGTTGTGAATGTGTTGAACTCGTCATAAGGCTGAACTCGTCATACGGCTCTATATGATACGTTCTTGTCCCGCAGCTCAGACGGGCTCGAGGCCCGCACGGTGTGACCTCCAGCCGCAGTGTGTTATCTTGTACCCAGAGATTAGAGCACACACACGGCTAATCCCCCAGGTGATCATGTTAGGGCGACCATGATGCTGTCATATCTACTTCATCAAGGGAATCTGACAGAAAGTTTCATATTCAGAGGatgaataaacaatatattataTAACAAATAAACTCCCAGATAATATAAATAAATGCGTGATGCGTCTCTTGGTTGAAATCCGATCAAATATTTCCAAACTCTCAAGCATTGAGCAATGATAATCTCTTAGCTTTCACTGTTGTTATTCAAGAAAAGGCATAATATAGGTTTACAGACTGTCGTTGAATCCTGATTTTCAAATCCAAAACACATTAGTAGCCTGCAGATATTCATAACAATATGGAGAGACAAATTTAGCGCCAAACCTTTTCAGATCCTGATTAATGTCCTCCTTGGGCGCAAATCGTTTCAGAAAGTTACGTACCGCACAGAAAGAGAGCGCTGAAAATATAATTCAATAACACTGGCGCACCATCACTCAAACTAACGTGCATCCTGAGACCGGTAACCGGgagaattatttgtatgtcatAAAAAAATCGCGAGCCGATAAACCATATTTAGAAATGGAACAACTTTTCCCTGTGGACCAATAACAACACGAGAGGACTGCGCGTCTGTCGGTGTCCCACGGTAGAAACCGAGTAAGGACTGTGCTCGAGCGTATAGCCTACCACGTATACCACTCGAGCTGGGCGGTCTCTCAATATTCATGATTGGTCCGCTAATCCTCATGGAAATGAGACGGATTAGACAAAAACTGAAATATAAAAATGGTCCAGCCTTAAATTTCGCACTGGTGAACGGACGCAATTTGTTGCGTAAGACAGTGCAGTCGACGGGAGCTTGTACAGGCTCGTCCACAGCGGCATCAAACTAATCATTTCTACTGCACACCTCTAGTAATTGTATTGATGTAGCGATACAATTATTGGACCGATATGGCCTGTAGTTTGGGGGTAAACAGAGGTAAAACAAGCTACATGCCGTAGTTGCCTATAGCCTGCAAAACCTGTTACCAAgaataattttcaaaatattttcttCACAAAGGCAAATTAAACATTTGTTTGAAGACAACTAGGCGgctatctctctttcacactgtcTCAAAAATTGTAACTATTCACAGCTAAAAATTGAAGGGGCGCGACTGATTCAAGTTGGGAAATTGGGGCAATGTAGTATAGGCTACCACTGTCACCAGATGTGATCGAGGCGACAGATGTTCAAAGCTTCCAGTCGGTTTTTGAAGGTACAGAGTCTAACCAACAGATGGCACACTTGGCCCGCACCACAGCAGGACGGTAGCGGGTCAGTTGAGCGACTAGAGTTGACACCCAGACCTCGGCAGCAGCAAAGCTGCACAGTCGACATGGCGACCGACATAATAACACATCACTTCCCTAAAGACATGAAAATCTTCCAAGTTTTGGAATGAGTAAGTGAGCTATGCATTTATGGACGCGTTATATCCGCAATACAGGCCATATGGTTGTATAATTTGTTTTCGGATAGATACATTGGTTGTGGAAgttggctagctggctagcccTGTTAACGAGAACGTTTGTTAGCAGCAGCGCACAGGGCGGGGGTAGTTAGCCTGCTAGCTCCTCTAGCTAAcgttgctagctagctgtcttCTCATTCGTATCAATCAGGGAACATCCAGTTCGATCGCAGTTGTGTTATGCTGTCAATATTTGTAAAGTTACAATAACAAGAGACTATATAGTGATTTTACCGGGTGATAACACATATATTGTGTATAGTCAGCCTGTAGTAACTGGCCTAATGTTAGCATTTACGTTACATAATCTGTGCTATTATTGCCACACACTTATCTAGCCTAGCTTTTTAGCCTAGCCTGCAAACGTTAGCCGGCTAGCCAACAAGTCATAGGCTATCATAGCTAACTACTTCAATATTTGACGATTCTATACGTGTGGTGAAGACAATGGAAATCAAAAGCGACTTATGGAACTATACCCAACATTAGTTTGCGTAACGTTAAATCTACTTATTTCCATGTATATCGGTTTGCTAGACCAGCTTGTGTTTTCCGCAGCACAAGTTAGCTACAGCACAGTCCCACTAAAGCCTCTTTGTCCTATTCGCAGCCACTAGCTAACGCAGCTAGGCCACAACATAGCCCGCTAGCTAAGTATTCCCTGACAACGATGTTTTTCTGGCGTGTTGTAAACACCGGGAATACCATAATGCCCCAAATACACTTGAGGTATTTGTTTTTCACTTTAGAGTTTCTAGCTATGTATAGCAATACTCCCCCAATTTGTTTCTTCCAAGTACAGTGTTTGACCACGAAGGTAGCTATCTAGCTTGCGAAGACCGGCGGGCTGTCCGTAAGAAGAAcctggctaactagctagttagccattTTGAATTCGTCTCTCAAACAGAATCCCGTCTTGTCATGTCACTTTTAGTAAACTATTTATGTGTATGTTTAAATTATCCGTCTTCTCTATGTCTGGCGTTTTGACTAAGTTGGCTAGGGCATGTTTTTTCATGGAACCTGATGTCGATGTTCGTTTATTAACGGTTGAATGTTAGTCTATTTTGCACAACTATGACAAATGTACTTCCttcttgtgtgtttctttgtatCACACGGCAGTTGACTTACTATTCTCCCGGTAGAGACGCATCTGGACTCAGTCGTATCTAAACTAACTAAACATATCCGTGTCGAATATGTTTCTGTTTCACATGACATCGTTTTTATCAGTCAGTTAGCGCCGTGCACGAGTGTAGCGTTAGTAAGGGTGAATGGCGCTAGGGCTTAGTTAATGGTGCTTGTGATGACTGTTCTAGACTTAACAGGTTTTAATGTACTGATGTTCtttattgtctctctctctctgtaggatTTGTCACGTGATGTGATGAGCATCCACGATGTGTGAGAACATTTGAGAACGATTGAgttcgaaaaaaaaaaaaatcttgattCCAGTGGAATCTTCCAtataatattatatattttttttctttgttaaaaaaaaaaaaaatccctcccccacacacacacttaacacacccaacacaccctGACCGCCACCATGCCCGTACAAGCGCCCCAGTGGACAGAGTTCCTGCTGTGCCCCATCTGCACCCAGACGTTTGAGGAGGCTGTGAGGCGACCGATCAGCCTGGGCTGTGGGCACACCGTGTGTAAGCTGTGCCTGAACAAGCTGCACCGCAAGGCCTGCCCCTTCGACCAGACCGCCATCAGCTCCGACATTGAGCAGTTACCTGCCAACACCGCCCTGCTGCAGCTGGTGGGAGCGCAGGTACACACCTGGGGGGtgctgggaggtgtgtgtgtgtgtgtgtgctggggttgTGTCTGTGCATGGCGTATGAGTGAAGGGTGTGTCTCTAGTAGtaaaacaggtgtgtgtgtctcggctCAGACAGATCCAGGTTCTGCCAGCATGCTACATGCCAGGGTGCGTCCTCATAGGATTGTTCTAGTCAGATTGGTGTTGTATGTGTGACTAGCTGGCTAATAGGTGTGGCTAGCTAGTCAGATTGGTGTTGTATGTGTGACTAGCTGGCTAGTAGGTGTGGCTAGCTAGTCAGATTGGTGTTGTATGTGTGACTAGTTGGCTAGTAGGTGTGGCTAGCTAGTCAAGGGTCAAACGTTCCAGTACGGATGAGTTGTGCTGTTGCCTTGGTAACTTAGCTGTGTCATAGTCAAACTCCAGACAACTATGGATGaggtcatctgtgtgtgtgtgcgcacattgAGAGCCCAGTTCTGGGATGTGCTGGAGACAGCACCATATTGGTGTGGttctaaacacacactctcaactgATGATGTGATTGTTCCGGttctagaatgtgtgtgtgttctgacggtggtggtgttgtggtgcaGGTTCCCAAGGCCCAGCCGGTAGCTCTGATCTCCAGCTCTGAAGACCTGCAGCACTATGAGGAAGCCAGGCAGTGTGTGGAGGAACTGGCCCTCTACCTCAAACCACTCAGCAACACCAGAGGTagacacacgtatacacacactcatctagcatacacacacactcatctagcatatatacacacacacacacacacagaaacacacactcatctagcatatatacacacacacacacagaaacacacactcatctagcatatatacacgcacacacacagaaacacacactcatctaacatatatacacacacacacacacatctagaatacacacacacaccctgcacaaACACTTCCACAAGttaaccccctccctccctgccccccaggcGTGGGGGTGAGCAGTGCTGCCCAGAGCATGCTGAGCCGGCCCATGCAGAGGAAGCTGGTGACCCTGGTGCACTgccagctggtggaggaggagggccgggTGAGGGCCATGCGGGCCGCACGCTCCCTGGGGGAGCGCACCGTCACCGAGCTCATCCTGCAGCACCAGAACCCACAGCAGCTCTCCTCCAACCTCTGGGCCGCCGTCAGGGCCCGCGGCTGCCAGTTCCTGGGGCCAGGTAGCTACACgcactgtagacacacacacacacactcagccgtCAGGGTCCCTCTCtaactgtgtgcgtgtctgtgtctcCCCCCAGCCATGCAGGAGGAGGCTCTGAAGCTGGTGCTGCTGGCTCTGGAGGATGGCTCTGCTCTGTCCAGGAAGGTTCTGGTTCTGTTTGTGGTCCAGAGGCTGGAGCCACGCTTCCCCCAGGCCTCCAAGACCAGCATAGGCCACGTGGTGCAGCTCCTCTACAGGGCCTCCTGCTTCAAGGTAAGGCTCTGGGGTGCAGCTCCGCTATGGGGCCTGTTGCTTCTGAATATGGCTGATGGTGCCTACATACGAAGGCTCAGTGGTGCAGCTCCATGATAGGCCCTACCTCATCAAAATAGGTCAGAGACTGTGGAGCCGTTTACAGACAATCATAGCAACTTcaccagcagccaatcagagccatttTACTAAATCCCGACACCCGAGACAAATCTACTTActagaaagaagaaaaaaaagactgaagaatagaaaaaacaaaacaagaaatatgaaagcccccccctcccccccacggTGGCGTCTCCTAGGTGACGAAGCGAGACGAGGACTCGTCCCTGATGCAGCTGAAGGATGAGTTCCGGACGTACGAGGCGCTGAGGCGGGAGCACGACTCCCAGATCGTCCAGATCGCCATGGAGGGTGGCCTGCGCATCGCCCCCGACCAGTGGTCCTCCCTACTGTACGGAGACCAGTCCCACAAGTCCCACATGCAGTCCATCATCGACAAGGTGGGGATCACTGTCCTGTTGTGTACAACTCCAATACACTGTCCCATCATCTCTATAACTCAAgcttaccctgtgtgtgtgtgtgtgtgtgtgtgtgtgtgtgtgtgtgtgtgtgtgtgtgtgcagctgcagACCCCAGCCTCGTTTGCCCAGAGCGTGCAGGAGCTGACCATCGCCTTGCAGAGGACAGGAGACCCAGCCAACCTCAACAGACTCAGACCTCACCTGGAGCTGCTGGCCAACATAGACCCCAGCCCtggtgagaccacacacacactagccctggtgcgcacacacacacacacacacacacactagccctggtgcgagcatgcacacacacacacacacacacacacacacacacacacacacacacacacacacacaccagccctggtgagaccacacacacaccagccctggtgcgagcatgcacacacacacacaccagccctgatgcgagcatgcacacacacacacacacacacacacacacacacacacacacacacacacacacacacacacacacacacacacacacacacacacacaccagccctggtgcgagcatgcacacacacacacacacacacacaccagcctttggtgagacacacaccacTATGAACACGAGTTAGGCtcacagaagtgtgtgtgtgtgtgtgtagacgctccccccccctcttgggAACAGCTGGAGAAGGGTCTGGTGGCAGTGAAGACGGTGGTTCATGGTCTGGTGGACTTCATCCAGAACCACAGTAAGAAGGGAGCAGACCCACAGCAGGTAGGACCTTTACCCCTGACCTTTTAACCCTCACCctgatgatggagggagggagggagggagggatgatgaggAGTAACAGCTCCTCTGCCTGTgtccagcccccccagcacagCAAGTATAAGACGTACATGTGCAGAGACATGAAGCAGAAGGGAGGCTGCCCCAGAGGAGCCAGCTGCACCTTCGCACACTCCCAGGAGGAGCTGGAAAAGtaagacctctctctccttccctctctttacctctctctccttccctctctttacctctctctccccctctttctgtccttctctctttacctccctctctctacatctctgaaaacaattcaaattaattattttttaaagataaaaaaacagtaaaaaaaagtttcaaaaggtagACTTTTTTCTTCTTGAAAACAGCACACCCACACTCCCTTCTCTGCCCATGACTCAAGTTGTTAACCAGTAGAACCAGTTCACTGTttaatacagtgtgtgtgtgctcctcccAGGTACCGGAAGATGAACAAGCGGCTGGCGGCTCGTCTccctggctcctccctcctcccagatGACGGGCTGGGGATGGAGGTGGGCGTGGCCCGCAAACCCTCACCGCTGGCTAATGGCTCGGCCCCGCCTCTGCCCCAGCTCATCGCCCGTGGCGCCGACCCCGCCTCCTATGACATCATGAGGAAACCCCtaaagctggagggagggggaggctcCGCCCCTGGGTCGCCTCCTGACTCGTGAGTAGGACACACCTCAGCTCCCAGTgcctgctctgattggttgatgGTCGTAGCAGATTGCTGACTGGCTGCTCTGAGTGTTGGAGTATTATTGAGTTAGTATTGATTGAATGTTGGTGGTACTTGTAATAATCAATAATATCCATACTGTCCTACTGTCCTGATCACAGCAGCTAACCtccatttcctctctccccccctcccccccctccctcccaggatgAACTCGGGCCCCAAGTCCGGTATGCTGGTgtctcaccccctgcccccccccagaatGCCAGGAGAGCACCTGTCGGGGCCCAAGCAGGGTGGCGGGGCCCCCCGGGGCCCCCAGATGTACCCTCCGCAACAGCAGCTGGCTGACATGTACTACTCAGACTCCAGGACTCCACCTTCCTCCACTCAGTACGAGGCCTCACAGTACCCCTCTGGtgagacacccccccccccctctctctcctgctctctctctcctgctctctctctcctgctctctctctcctgctctctctctcctgctctctctctcctgttctctctctcctgttctctctctcctgctctctctctcctgctctctctcctgctctctctctcctgctctctctctcctgctctctctctcctgttctctctctcctgctctctctcttctgctctctcctgctctctctctctcctgctctctctctcctgctctctctctcctgctctctctctcctgctctctctctcctgctctctccctgactctctgagcctctctgtctctgacacacTTTCTCCGTGACTCTCTTTCTGCTAGAGTCTCTAGAAGGGGAGGGAATGAATGAGGAAGTAAGATGGAGGAATGAAGAAGGAATGGAGAGAAGGAACAAGTAAATAAGGGAttaaggaggggagggagggagacaggaggggagggagagagacaggaggggagggaacaaggataggagagagggatgggaggagccAAGCCAAGTTAGAGTGAGATCTGACTCATCACATTCCTGTCATGTTCCCATCTCCTAGGTTACCCCTACCAGCAACCCGCCCCCTACCCTCCCCGGGGCTACATGCgtaaccctgccccccccagcgacccccccggccccccctacCCTGATCCCTACCCCGGCTACGCCCCTGAGCGCCCCTACCCCGCCCCCCACGCTGCCCCGCCCTTCTCCTACCCCCC encodes:
- the rc3h1b gene encoding LOW QUALITY PROTEIN: roquin-1 (The sequence of the model RefSeq protein was modified relative to this genomic sequence to represent the inferred CDS: deleted 1 base in 1 codon) — its product is MPVQAPQWTEFLLCPICTQTFEEAVRRPISLGCGHTVCKLCLNKLHRKACPFDQTAISSDIEQLPANTALLQLVGAQVPKAQPVALISSSEDLQHYEEARQCVEELALYLKPLSNTRGVGVSSAAQSMLSRPMQRKLVTLVHCQLVEEEGRVRAMRAARSLGERTVTELILQHQNPQQLSSNLWAAVRARGCQFLGPAMQEEALKLVLLALEDGSALSRKVLVLFVVQRLEPRFPQASKTSIGHVVQLLYRASCFKVTKRDEDSSLMQLKDEFRTYEALRREHDSQIVQIAMEGGLRIAPDQWSSLLYGDQSHKSHMQSIIDKLQTPASFAQSVQELTIALQRTGDPANLNRLRPHLELLANIDPSPDAPPPSWEQLEKGLVAVKTVVHGLVDFIQNHSKKGADPQQPPQHSKYKTYMCRDMKQKGGCPRGASCTFAHSQEELEKYRKMNKRLAARLPGSSLLPDDGLGMEVGVARKPSPLANGSAPPLPQLIARGADPASYDIMRKPLKLEGGGGSAPGSPPDSMNSGPKSGMLVSHPLPPPRMPGEHLSGPKQGGGAPRGPQMYPPQQQLADMYYSDSRTPPSSTQYEASQYPSGYPYQQPAPYPPRGYMRNPAPPSDPPGPPYPDPYPGYAPERPYPAPHAAPPFSYPPHYDSRSRHAPYPPPPPAPQPYPSPRDDMVRMSPAPLEGPPSSGQAGGLYHPEGGGRERYPPEGYYPAGAPPTAMRSYAREVYGRPQPSLDYLHRRRKELMAQLEERKVVSPPPFPVPSSLPHAFPSDYPPEYGEESSKTVGRSREQDYAGQYSPWSCDTIGSYIGSKDAKPKDHMTPVAMEMMSVEGKGLEAPRRGAEGKDDDPIIPFGPQPTVSRFGAISRTSKTGYQGPPHALGPSGAKHMAAEYAYGNHGGWGGASYPAHQQVSSSQTHFAERMSLGPSDREQLKMELQQVNQQITQQSQIHGLETAGSSLLLQRESGQGPQQQWAGGAGGAGTSSVSSQQLSLELHEVEREIGKRTREIAMEGQVEVQYKLKTAENGGQPDHKTQLEEISLALGEVSNGSGGLGQGALLALSSKVSSLSLCCEQGPPGAQGPPGAQGPPGAQGPPGAQGPPGAQGPTGAELHKNGLAHICS
- the LOC124472399 gene encoding protein SOGA3-like — protein: MEDLEVEIQREASPSCSPPQERASEPGPPSPPSPPSPLAGSAVHTLQTKVRAVSYRPGRRERRRDKRTSDIQPGGPGWSLVIPGEKARGKGRVNPPVSLKYPEFGAILSSSEEEEEDGELEVQVEVEVARLHLNTSPPDTAGEPEARNSRRGGESGSDGGPVRTASGQPVPPRGLGEGSSVENLQTDVSSSTTDGPSPSKPAPPSSSSLSFLMTSASSSSSSTTTSSSSSSRHWAPPKGFWRVVRPETLHLNGAEPLCAAASLPVKDYTLMSSLPVKDYTLMSSLPVKDYTLMSSLTVKDYRLL